ATAATGCGCATTCTTTCTTTTCCCGTTTCTGATTTCGGGTCCGCAATTAATAAACAATATGATTGTTCACTACCACGCCCAACGCGCCCCCTGAGCTGATGAAGCTGCGATAAACCGAAACGCTCCGCGTCATAAATAACCATAACAGTCGCATTCGGTACATTCACACCTACTTCAACAACTGTTGTCGATACAAGAATTTGCACTTTATTTTCACTAAACTGTCCCATTATCTCTTCTTTTTCTTGAGATGATAGTCTCCCATGCATTAATCCAACTTGACATTTCCCTTGATAATGATGAGTCAGCATACTATGTAAGTCGATAGCATTTTGTACATCAAGCTTCTCAGACTCTTCAATTAGAGGACAAATAACATATGCCTGTCTTCCTTTTTTTATCTCTTTCTCCACAAAACCGAGAACACGATCTAACATATCATGTTTTGCCCAGTACGTTTCGATCACCTTTCTACCAGCTGGCATTTCATCGATAATAGAAACGTCCATCTCTCCAAATGCAGTGATAGCTAACGTACGCGGGATTGGGGTCGCCGTCATAAACAACACATCTGGACTTTCACCTTTCTCACGTAAAACCCGGCGCTGCGCTACACCAAATCGATGCTGTTCATCAGTAATAACGAGACCTAACCTATGAAATATAACTTCATCTTGAATTAAAGCGTGCGTCCCAACAAGGATATCTACTTCCCCTTGCTCTAATCTCGCCAAAATTTCTCGACGTCTCGCACCTTTAACAGAACTTGTTAGCAGTTCAACCTTCATACCGAAATGTGAAAACGTCTCAGCGAGCGACTGATAATGCTGTTCAGCTAAAATTTCCGTAGGAACCATCATAGCACCTTGATAATGAGCTAATTTCGCTCCATAAAGGGCAATCGCAGCAACAACTGTTTTCCCAGAGCCTACATCCCCTTGCAATAATCGATTCATGCGATAGGGAGATGTCATATCTTTCATTATTTCATCTACAACCCGGCTTTGTGCGCCAGTTAACGGAAACGGAAGTGCATCAGTAAACTCTTGCAATTCTACTGACGAAATTTCTTTTTTCGTGCCCTTTGAATTTTCCCTTTCCATTTTCCGTAATGTTTGCATTTTCAACTGGAACAAGAAAAACTCCTCATATACAAAACGGCGCCGCGCTTGCTTTAAGTCTTCCTGTCCCACTGGAAAATGTAACGCCCTGAGCGCTTCATAACGTGGTAATAATTTATACCTACTTAACAAACCGTCAGGTAACACTTCAATTATAGAGTCTCCATATTCCTTTAAAGCCTGGGCAATAAAACGGCGCATCTGCTTTACTGTCAACTTCCCTTTCACTGAATACACTGGCTCTACTTCTTGTTGACGCACAACCGGTCCAAAGTGAAGTTCTGATACAGCGATCGTTTGGCGATGCTGATCCCATTTACCAGTAATCGTTACCGTCTCATCTAGCTTTAACTTTTGTTTATAATATGGTCTATTAAAACATACGGCTGTAATTAAATAACGCCCGACAAGAACACGAACTGTAAGACGCGACTTTTTCTTTCCATAATATTGAAGTAAAGGAGCGCTATGTACTTTCCCTTCAACCGTCACACGCTCATCATGCTTCACTTCAGCAAGATCTTTCATCGCATAGTCTTCATAACGGTACGGAAAATATTCTAATAGATGAGAAACTGTATAAATTCCCATCTCGTGTAATAACTCAGATGTTTCTCCTCCGATTCCCTTTACATCCGTAACAGGAACTTGTACAACTTCATTCAAGATTCTCACGCTCCGTCACATTATTTTCTTCGATTCATTCTATAGATTCTCCATTAACATCATCGACATCTATAATCGCTCTCTTTCACCCTATATATTCTATCATAGGCATTCTAAGAGAAACTACTCTAATCCCTCTATATAAAGTGAAACTATAATCAGTGGGGGGTTGTTCATCCCCCACTGATTATTAGCCCTCACCAATCGGGCTTTTACGGGCAGTTAATCTCCCACCTAACTTCTTTGCTCCAGCCGAATTTAGGGGTGGAAATTTTACTACCCACAAATAGAGGGACAAAACAAAGATATACAACACGTAAGAAAAGAGCCTCACTATTAGCAGCAAGGCTCTTTTCTATCATCAATATGCTAGCCTTTTGAATAAAAACTAGTAATAAATTTCATATCACTACTTTTCATCCATTAGCAAGTAAGTAATCCATTTATTTTTAAAACGAATCTTTTCTTATTCTACAGAGAAGATGAAAGAATACACCGGTTGGTTCCCTGCATGTACTTCTACTTCTGCATCTTCAAAGTTCTCTTCAACAAACGCAACTAATTCAGCCACTTCTTCGTCTGTTGCATCTTCACCTTGTAGAATCGTTACGATTTCAGAATCCTCATCAATTAGTGCTTCTAGTAATTGCTTCGCAGCTCCTACTTTTTCAGCGTTTGTTGATACGATTTTTCCATCTGCAATACACATGAAATCATCTTTTTGAATTGCCACACCGTCAATTTCCGTATCACGAACAGCATACGTAATTTGACCTGTTTTCACATGAGATAAAGCTTCGTTCATGTTTTCTTTATTCTCTTCTAACGTTCCAACTGGATTAAATGCTAACATTGCAGCCATACCTTGAGGAACTGTTTTCGAACGAACAACAATCACTTCTTGATCTACTACTGAAGCTGCTTGTTCTGCTGCCATTATGATATTCCCGTTATTTGGTAAAATGATGATTTTTTCAGCATTCGCCTCTTCAATCGCCTTCACGATATCCTCCGTACTTGGATTCATCGTTTGGCCACCTTCGATAACTTTCGTTGCGCCAATGCTCTCAAATAAAGTTTTAATACCAGATCCCATAGCTACAGTCACAATACCATACGGTTGTTTCTCTTTTGGTTGATTCGTTTGTTCAGGCTCCATAGCAGGTTCATCTAATAAAGCCGTATGCTGTTCACGCATATTTTCTACTTTGATCTTAATTAGACTACCGTAGCGTTGTCCATAGTTCATAGGATCTCCAGGATGTTCCGCATGAATATGAACCTTAACAACCTCATCATCTGATACAACAAGTAGTGAATCTCCGTACACACTAATATCTTCACGGAATTTTTGTTCAGAGAAATTATGTTCCTTCATTTTTTCAGGCTCTAATTTCACCATGAATTCCGTACAATATCCATACTTAATATCTTCTGTACTCAATTGGCTTTGTACACTACGGTGATGTTCTGCGCGTACCATGTCATTCATAGATGGTTGCGTCTGCACATTAGAAGAAATAGTTTCTCCTTTTAAGTCAGCTAAAAATCCTTCATATACAACAACTAGACCTTTACCACCGCTATCTACAACGCCAACTTGTTTTAATACAGGTAATAAATCTGGCGTACGATTTAACGATGCATTCGCTTCTTTTACAACGTCTTCCATAAACAAAACAAAGTCGCGCTGTTTTTTCGCAACTGTCACTGCATATTTACCCGTTTCTCTTGCAACCGTTAAAATCGTTCCTTCAATTGGTTTCATAACCGCTTTATATGCTGCCTCTACTCCAGCTTCTAAAGCTGCAGCAAAATCAACTGTTGTTAATTCTTCTTTTTGTTCAATGGATTTAGAAAAACCACGGAATAACTGAGATAAAATAACCCCAGAGTTACCACGAGCTCCCATTAATAATCCTTTGGCTAAACTTACGCCGACTTTACCAGCATGCTGTGAAGGGTTTTCTTTCACTTCACGTGCGCCTGAAGTCATTGATAAGTTCATGTTTGTACCGGTATCGCCATCTGGAACTGGAAATACGTTTAATGCATCAACAAGCTGAACATTATTTGTTAAATTATTTGCTCCTTGAATGATCATTTGTGATAAACGTTTTCCATCAATTTTTTGAATTGACACAGATTTTCCTCCTTAATGCACATTACAAGTTTATTACTTTAACTCCTTGTACGTAGATGTTTACAGAATCTACTGCTAGTCCTACAGTTTGATCTAATGTATATTTCACTTTAGTCTGCACGTTATGTGCTACTTCTGAAATTTTCGTACCATAGCTCACAATAATATACATATCAATATGTACTTCATCTTCATCTTTACGAACAATAACACCTCTAGTGAAGTTTTCTTTTCGTAAAATGTCTGTTAATCCATCTTTTAACTGATTTTTTGATGCCATACCTACGATACCGTAGCAATCTACTGCGGCACCTCCAGCAATTGTTGCAATTACATCTGTACTAATATCAATTTGACCGTACTTCGTTTTAATTTCAATTGACATCTCGTTTCCCCCTTCATAAATGGTGAAAGTGAGCTAGACTACTTTAGTTACTATCATATAATCTTTTTAAAGAAAATTCCATCGTTCTTTCTTTTCACTCTCATATTTTATGTTTATACTACACTTTTCTATGATGAGCAAAATAGTCCATTGTTATTATACAACATGTACCACTATAATATGTCAAGCAATTTTTCTTGATTTCAGCTTTTCTTCATTGATATATGGTGTCAAGTAATTTTTCTTGATTTCTTTTTTCTACGGTGTTGCATTCTCTTTTTAGTTGTGTTAAATTATAGTAGTGTTTTTAGCATCGCAAAAAAGGCTAACATTGAAAAATTACGCATGGTAAGGTATCAAGGGAGGGAAATATAAATGGCTCGTGTTTGTGCTATCACTGGAAGAAAAGCTCGTTCTGGTAACTCTCGTTCTCACGCAATGAACGCTACAAAACGTAAATGGGGCGCTAACCTTCAAAAAGTTCGCGTACGCATCGACGGAAAAGTTCAACGTGTTTACGTTTCTGCTAGAGCATTAAAATCTGGCAAAATCGAACGTGTTTAATAATAAAAAAAAGAGCCGCTAGGCTCTTTTTTTATTATACCAATGGAAAAAGCACCGGTAATAGGTGCTTTTTTTAGTCTTTTTTGAAGGTATTTAACATCGCACGTACAATTCCACCAAGAAATTTAGGTAACTTAATTGTATAAAATCTCATGGTTTCCCTCCTAATCCCCATTACTCCACTTGTTTACTATATGATGCAAGGAGCAAAATTGTTTCTTCAATCAGTGCTTCTTATCATCATTAATATGCCAGAAGTAAATGAAAAATTACCTTTTTCCACAATGAGTTCATTACTAATACAAAGTGTCGATCCCCACTCTATTGTTTTGTTAGTAAGAGAGTACTTAAATCCACGTAATGTAATACCTTCAACTATTTCAGTAACCGGTACAAAGGATACATAAGGAAAGTTTTCATTTTCTTCAATTATATGTTTACCAACTTTTTTTACTGTTATTTCATTTTTATTGTCTACAATACACATTTCTATCTCTGCCGCTAAACCTTTTAAAAGCATTTGTATATTTGCCAAACCATGATCAAGCCTTCCACCAGTCGCGCCAAAAATACGAATGAATTTCGGTTTTTGTTCTAAAGCCCAGCTAATTGCAATTTCTAAATCTGTTTGATCTTTTTCTCGCGGAACAATATGTAACTCATTTGTTTGCTGCCTCATCCATGCTAACTCATCCTCAGTAACCGAATCGTAATCTCCAAATGCAACGGCTGGAGTGATTCCACTTTTTAACAAACGGTACACTCCCCTATCAACCGCCGCCCACACTACTTCTTCATTTTCATATCGAGAAAAATCTGCGCAGTATTCTACAGGTCCTCCTGCCAAAATATGAACAATCATTTTTTCTTCCCTTTCTATTGTAAAAAGGCAATCTGCCATTCGGTAGATTGCCTTTCTCCTTATTTTTCGCTCTATCCTGTATAAAATAGTGAAGTCTTAATTAACTAGATGCTTCACTAGAATAAAGGCCATTCATTCTTTATCCACGAATTATACGAATTGCTTCACCGCGGTCTTTTTGATTGTATACTGCTGATCCCGCTACAAGAACATTCGCTCCTGCTTCAACACAAAGTCTTGCCGTT
This genomic interval from Bacillus cereus contains the following:
- the recG gene encoding ATP-dependent DNA helicase RecG; the protein is MNEVVQVPVTDVKGIGGETSELLHEMGIYTVSHLLEYFPYRYEDYAMKDLAEVKHDERVTVEGKVHSAPLLQYYGKKKSRLTVRVLVGRYLITAVCFNRPYYKQKLKLDETVTITGKWDQHRQTIAVSELHFGPVVRQQEVEPVYSVKGKLTVKQMRRFIAQALKEYGDSIIEVLPDGLLSRYKLLPRYEALRALHFPVGQEDLKQARRRFVYEEFFLFQLKMQTLRKMERENSKGTKKEISSVELQEFTDALPFPLTGAQSRVVDEIMKDMTSPYRMNRLLQGDVGSGKTVVAAIALYGAKLAHYQGAMMVPTEILAEQHYQSLAETFSHFGMKVELLTSSVKGARRREILARLEQGEVDILVGTHALIQDEVIFHRLGLVITDEQHRFGVAQRRVLREKGESPDVLFMTATPIPRTLAITAFGEMDVSIIDEMPAGRKVIETYWAKHDMLDRVLGFVEKEIKKGRQAYVICPLIEESEKLDVQNAIDLHSMLTHHYQGKCQVGLMHGRLSSQEKEEIMGQFSENKVQILVSTTVVEVGVNVPNATVMVIYDAERFGLSQLHQLRGRVGRGSEQSYCLLIADPKSETGKERMRIMTETNDGFVLSEKDLELRGPGDFFGSKQSGLPEFKVADMVHDYRALETARQDAAILVDSEAFWHNDQYASLRAYLDGTGVFQGEKLD
- a CDS encoding DAK2 domain-containing protein; its protein translation is MSIQKIDGKRLSQMIIQGANNLTNNVQLVDALNVFPVPDGDTGTNMNLSMTSGAREVKENPSQHAGKVGVSLAKGLLMGARGNSGVILSQLFRGFSKSIEQKEELTTVDFAAALEAGVEAAYKAVMKPIEGTILTVARETGKYAVTVAKKQRDFVLFMEDVVKEANASLNRTPDLLPVLKQVGVVDSGGKGLVVVYEGFLADLKGETISSNVQTQPSMNDMVRAEHHRSVQSQLSTEDIKYGYCTEFMVKLEPEKMKEHNFSEQKFREDISVYGDSLLVVSDDEVVKVHIHAEHPGDPMNYGQRYGSLIKIKVENMREQHTALLDEPAMEPEQTNQPKEKQPYGIVTVAMGSGIKTLFESIGATKVIEGGQTMNPSTEDIVKAIEEANAEKIIILPNNGNIIMAAEQAASVVDQEVIVVRSKTVPQGMAAMLAFNPVGTLEENKENMNEALSHVKTGQITYAVRDTEIDGVAIQKDDFMCIADGKIVSTNAEKVGAAKQLLEALIDEDSEIVTILQGEDATDEEVAELVAFVEENFEDAEVEVHAGNQPVYSFIFSVE
- a CDS encoding Asp23/Gls24 family envelope stress response protein encodes the protein MSIEIKTKYGQIDISTDVIATIAGGAAVDCYGIVGMASKNQLKDGLTDILRKENFTRGVIVRKDEDEVHIDMYIIVSYGTKISEVAHNVQTKVKYTLDQTVGLAVDSVNIYVQGVKVINL
- the rpmB gene encoding 50S ribosomal protein L28 — protein: MARVCAITGRKARSGNSRSHAMNATKRKWGANLQKVRVRIDGKVQRVYVSARALKSGKIERV
- the spoVM gene encoding stage V sporulation protein SpoVM translates to MRFYTIKLPKFLGGIVRAMLNTFKKD
- a CDS encoding thiamine diphosphokinase; translated protein: MADCLFTIEREEKMIVHILAGGPVEYCADFSRYENEEVVWAAVDRGVYRLLKSGITPAVAFGDYDSVTEDELAWMRQQTNELHIVPREKDQTDLEIAISWALEQKPKFIRIFGATGGRLDHGLANIQMLLKGLAAEIEMCIVDNKNEITVKKVGKHIIEENENFPYVSFVPVTEIVEGITLRGFKYSLTNKTIEWGSTLCISNELIVEKGNFSFTSGILMMIRSTD